From the genome of Acetomicrobium sp. S15 = DSM 107314:
GCTCAAAAAAAAATCTACAATGTTCAGCCGGTGAAAAGCGCAAAATGGTAGAGCCAAAGAATCCAGATATAGCTATATATAGGCAGTGCGAGCTCGTACGCTTCCCAGGTCATCGTACTATTACGAAACTCAAGGAGAGAGCGACTATAATCTCCACCTCATGAAGCTGATAGATGAGCAATATACGAAGGCACCCTTTTATGGCAGGAAAATGACAAATTGGCTAAAGAAGCAAGGGTATGAAGTAAACCGCAAACGCGTACAGAGGCTCATGAGGCTTATGGGGATTGAGGCGATATATCCGAGAAAACGAGGCTTGAGCACATCATCTGACGAATCCAAGAAGTACCCTTATCTACTAAGGGGTTTGGTAATTACAGAGCCCGATTCTGTTTGGAGCACGGATATAACGTACATCAGGATGAATAGGGGGTTTATGTACCTTGTAGCGATAATGGACTGGTATAGCCGGTATGTGCTATCTTGGGAGATCTCCAATACGCTCGATGCGAGCTTTTGTCTTGAAGCACTAAAACAGCGCTATCAATCTCACGTCCGGAGATATTTAACAGCGATCAGGGTTCAGGTTTTTCATGTAGTTTTTGCTTGAGCTTCTTCTTGTGGGATATAGGCAATATTGTTTTGTCCTCTTTTTGTCATGGCGCGAAAGGAAATTTTCAAACAGCCTCTGAGCTCGTTGACAAGAAAGCAGAAGAATGGTAAATACTATTAGCGACAATTACATATTTCGCCATGGGGGCGCCCCGAAGCAATGGGCTGAGAAGGTACCCCTTGAACCTGATCCAGGTAATGCTGGCGGAGGGAATGGCGAGAGGAAGTTAGAGGTTATAATTCTCTCCGGCCGCTTGTGTAGCGGCCTTTTGTTTTGGCCCTTCCTCAATGCTTATCCCCTCCTCCAAATACATATTGGGAGGGAAAGGCATGCAAAAAACCCAACTCGACTATGCCAAGACTGGCATCGTCACAAAAGAGATGCAACTTGCCGCCGAAGGCGAAGGTATAACCCCCGAGGAGCTTCGTGAGCTCGTGGCCGCGGGGCTGGCGGTGATACCGAAGAACGTAAATCACTCCTTCTCTTGCATAAAAGCGATAGGCCATAGGCTCAAGACGAAAGTCAATGCGAACCTCGGGACGAGCGACGAATGTGCGGACCTCGCATTCGAGGAGCGAAAACTCTCCGCAGCCTTAAAAGCGCAGGCCGACTCGATCATGGACCTTTCGACCGGGGGAGATCTCCACTCCATCAGGTCTTTCTTCCTCAAGAGGTCACCGGTCATGGTGGGGGCTGTACCGATATACGCCGTGGCGGCGGAGATGGCGCGCGACGGCGAGCCTTTGGAAAAGATGAGCGAGGAGAGGCTCTTTTCATCAATAGAAGAGCAGTGTTGTCAGGGTGTCGATTACATCACCGTGCATTGCGGCGTCACGTGCGAGTCTTCCGACAAGCTCTCCTCTTTCGAAAGAATTATGCCGTGCGTGAGCCGCGGCGGTTCGCTTCATCTCTACTGGATGCGTAAAACCGGCAAGGAAAACCCCCTTTACGAGCACTTTGACCACCTGTTGGGCATTGCCCACCGCTACGACGTGACCTTGAGCCTTGGAGACGGCTTCAGGCCCGGTTCCATCGTGGATGCCATAGATGGACCGCAGATAGAGGAGCTCATGATACTGGCCGAGTTGGCTAAACGCGCTCTTGCTGCAGGAGTCCAGGTGATGGTTGAAGGACCAGGACATGTGCCGCTTGAACACATAAAGTCGCACGTGCAGCTTCAAAAGCGCCTATGTAACGGTGCGCCCTTTTACGTGCTGGGGCCTCTTCCTACGGACGTAGCCGCAGGATACGATCACATTACCGCCGCTATAGGCGGCGCGCTGGCAGGTTCAGCAGGGGCGGACTTCTTGTGTTACGTGACGCCGGCCGAACATTTAGGCCTGCCGGATGAGGAGGATGTGTATCTCGGCGTCATGGCTTCGAGGATAGCTGCCCACGTGGCTGACATCGCCAAGGGCGTGCCGGGTGCGGCGGAAAAAGACAGGAGGATCTCCTTGGCCAGACAGCACCTCGATTGGGATGGGATTATCGCCGAGGCATTAGACCCCGAGCTGGTGCGCTGTAAATTGAAGGTGGCTTCGGACAGGGAAGCGTGCACGATGTGCGGCAAGCTGTGCGCCGTGAAGATGGTTCGCGGTGCGTATCAAATATAGAGGGAGCGATGAAAGATGAGACTGGATGAGGTTACGATAACCAAGGCGATAGCGGAGCGTTATTTCGATAAGCTTATGAATAACCTCGAGCTCGACGTGGCTATCGTCGGCGGTGGCCCTTCGGGGCTGGTCGCTGGGTATTTTTTGGCGAAGGCGGGACATAGGGTTGCGCTTTACGAGAGAAAGCTCAGCGTCGGCGGAGGCATGTGGGGCGGAGGCATGTTATTTAACGAAATAGTAGTTCAAGAAGACGCCAAGCGCCTATTGGACGAGCTCGATGTGCGCGCGCTGCCCTATAAAGAGGCCGGCTACTATACAGCAGATTCCGTCGAAGCCGTAAGCACTATAACGAGCAAGGCCGTGAAGGCCGGCCTCGTCGTGTTCAACTGCATCAGCGTTGAGGATATAGTCGCAAAAGACGACAGGATCTCTGGGCTCGTCATAAACTGGACGGCTGTCTCGATGGCCAACCTACACGTTGATCCGCTCTCGATTAGGTCGCGCTACGTAATAGACGCCACAGGACACGATACCGAGGTTGTGGCTATGGTTGCCAAGAAAGCCCCTGGGAGGTTGTTGACGCCTTCGAAAAACATAGAAGGAGAGAAGTTTATGAACCCCGAAGAGGCCGAGAGACTGACCTTGGAGAACACGAAAGAGGTGTTCCCGGGTCTGTACGTGGCTGGCATGGCCTGCAACGCTACGTTTGGCGGCCCCAGGATGGGCCCCATTTTTGGAGGCATGCTTCTTTCTGGCGAAAAGGTCGCGTGCATGATTTTAAAAAGGCTTTCGGAATAAGCTCGAGCGCCTGTGCTCGTTTTTGTGCTTTGACTTCGACCTGCTTCGGATGAAGTAAAGCGATAGGGGTTAAGGGTTACAGTTGCGAGGAGGCTCTCGCTTGCCCTTAGCCCCTTCAAGTTTGACGTGCCCTGCGCTTGAGATAAACGATTACTTGCCTTTGGAGTACGCCGCACTGTTTTAAAAAATCCGATGACGGGCTTGAGCTATTGCCTTTGCCGCTCCTAAGTGCTATGGTCTTTGCAGCCCATTTCATACTCTGGGTATCGCCGAGAAAGCCTGGCTTGCCGATAGTATATATGCATTCTAAAACTGGCCTCGTGGTCGGTGAGAGTTAAAGTGAAGCGGTGGGGAGAGGTGATTGAGGATGTATGACCTCCTTGAACTGACGAGAGGCAGGCTTGCTCAGATTGCCCCACAAGCGTTGGCTTTATTGCCGGTGGGTTCGGTGGAACAGCACGGACCGCACCTGCCGGTTGGTGCGGATACTATAATCGTCGACGCGATCGCCCGCAGGGCGGCTGCAGAGGCTTCGAGCAAGGTCCCCATCGTCCTCTGCCCCGTGCTCTCCTTTGGGAGCTCCGATCATCACCTCTATTGGTGCGCCGCTTCCCTCAGCAATGAGACTTTGATCGATCTTCTCTCGGATGTAGTCTCATCGCTTCATGCCTCGGGCTTTAGAGAGATACTGATCCTCAACTCGCACGGCGGAAATGTCGAGGCCGCCCGCATAGTTACAAGGAAAACTCCGCTAAAGCGCCCGGTAGTCGTGGGCACCTGTAATTACTGGGATGTCGCCGAAAGGGCCCTCGAAAGGGAGACCGACCTCTTTAAGATCGGCGTGAAGGTACCCGGTCACGCGGGTTATTTTGAGACATCCCTAATGCTTGCCTTGAAGCCGAACTTGGTCGACTTGGATTTATTGCCTCCGGCGCAGAAAAACATTCCTGCTGAAGGGGCGACAGGGGTTTACCTGCAGCGGCCTGGGCATTCGGTCGGGACAGATGGCCACAGCGGCGATGCTCACCTCGCCGACGCAAAACGCGGCGAGGTTTATCTTAACATAATCGTTATCGAGGTGGCAAAGGCGCTCGTGGCCTTTCACGCCGCAGCGCGCAGCTGATGCCCGTTTAGATGCGAAAAGGGGGATCGATTTTGAAAACTGAGAGAGATGCTTTGAGCGGATGGCGAAGTGTTTTGAACGGAGATGCCCCGAAGAGCGCCGGGTGCGAACCGTGGCGTTTTAGCCTGCGCGCGCTTTTTGGACTATTGATCGTGTTTGTCGCTTGCTTCCCGGCGTCGGCGCAAGTTGCAGCGCCGAGCAGCGTAGATATATATCCGAACGGGGCTACGATGTCGTTCGTGCTCCCCTCTGGTGAGGCGGAGATCATCGTTCCTCCCGCCGTGGACGGAGAGAGCGTCGATTTCCTTCCGGGTCCCGGCGTGAGGATAGTTTCCGTCGTCAAAGAGAAGGTGTATTTAGGAGACTGGATCCCCGACGGCCTTTTGCCCTTGAAGAGGGAGCTTGACGAGTGCCGGGCGGAGATTGACGCAATGGAATCGACGATCGCAGCTTTGAAACAATCTATTTTGCACCTCGAAAACGTTTCGTTGCAGGCGGAGTCGGACGACCTCGCACGGTTGCTTTCGACGCTGGAAGAGCGCCGGAAGGCACTTGAGCTCGAGATGCGCCGCAAGGCGCACGAACTCGAGGCCAAAGTGGCGCATCTGAATTTCCTGCAGGAAGAGTGGAATTCGCGAGCTCCGGCCGATAAAAGCGGCATCCGAATCGTAGTCGTATCAGAGGGTGAAGGGAATGTGACCGTCAGGGCGCAGGTGAGGGGCGCTTCGTGGACGCCCGCCTACAAGGTAGCTGGCGATCTTAACTCTGGCAGGCTTACCATCTCGTTGCAGGCGGAGGTCGCTCAAAAGTGCGGCGTACCTTGGGGCGGCGAACTTGCTCTTCATACTGTAAAACCAGCGGAAAGCGTGGTTATCCCCGAACTTACGCCGCTTGTCGTCGATTTTAAGCCTCCGGTGAAGATTTTCAGGTCATTAGAGGCCGGCATGGCCAAAGATAGTGCGCAATTCGCAAAAGAGGTCTTGGAGACGAAGGTCGATATCGTATACCTTGTCCACGGTAACGTGAATGGCGATGGAACGCCGTCTTATCTTCCCCTGGACGAGATGACTTTGAAGGCCAAGATGAAGGTCGTATGCGTTCCGGATTTCGATACCGCGGCTTGGATGATAGCCGAAACGGAACCCCTGGACCGTCCCCTCATTCCTGGCGAGGCTCAAAACTACATCGATGGTACGCCATCAGGGAAGATCAAATTGGCGGCGGTAAACCGCGGAGAGCCGGTTACGATACCGCTCGGCCGTGTTCCACTTGTGAGCGCGACAAAAGAACGCCTTATTCCCAAAGGGGACGAGAAATGGTGGGGAAAGGGTTGGCTCGAAGAAGGCTACGAGATCCGCGTAAATAATGGCTTGTCCAGCGAGGTTGAAATTACTTTGACCGACAGGGTTCCCGTCAGCGCGCACGACGACATAAAGGTCGAGATAAAGGAAATCAGCCCCAAGCCCGCAGAGCAGACGGACAGGGGCATCATCACGTGGAAGTTGCGCCTCGCTTCCGGCCAGGCTCAAGCTATAAAGCTGCGCTACAGGATAACCTACCCTGCCGATAAGGAGATCTCCGTCTCGGAATACCGTTGATGCGCGAGATCCTTGAAGCCATAAAACCGCACGAGACAAAGCTCAAAGAGTACGCGGAGCTTCTGCTCGATTATAATCGGTATGTGCGCTTGGTTGGGCCGTCTGACGCCGAAACGTTATGGGAGGAGCACATCCTCGATTGCGCTGCGGCGCTGCCGTTACTTCCGCCTTCGGGGCGCGTCGTGGATGTGGGAAGCGGCGGCGGCTTGCCCGGTATAGTGTGGGCGATATGCAGGCCGGACCTTACGGCGAGCCTGGTCGAGGCCACGAGGCGAAAATGCGAAGCCATGGAGCGGATAATAAAGGGACTGAAGCTGGAGAATGTGCGCGTCGTATGGGCAAGAGCCGAGGAAGAGGCGTCACTGCGGCGCGAACTCTATGACGTTGCAGCTGCCCGCGCCGTGGCAGAAGTCGGAGTCTTGGTCGAATATCTTTCGCCCCTGGTCAAAGTGGGCGGCACCCTGTTGGCGTTCAAAGGGCGCGGGGTGCGCTCCGAGTTGGATCCGTTGACTGGGCGGTGGTCTGAGTTGGGATTGGACGAGCCAAAATTGGAGCGTTATGAGATAAGGGGGAAAGAGCGTTATATAGTGCTGTGGGAGAAGGTCGATCTATGCCCCGATAAGTACCCAAGAAGGCCGGGGATGGCCGAAAAACGGCCCTGGTGGAGGTGAGCCGATTGCCTGTAGTGGCTGTGGCAAATCAAAAGGGAGGGGTGGGCAAAACCACCTGCTGCGTCAACCTCGCTGCCGAACTCGGGAAGAGAGGCCATCTCGTCCTGGTGGTCGACATGGATCCACAGGCTCACAGCACCAGCGGCCTCGGGGTAGACAAAAGCGCCTTGAAATATACCACCTACGATGTTTTGATCAATGATGTTTCTATTGAAGAAATAATTATTTCTACATCATGGCAAGGTGTCTCTGTCATCCCAGCAACGATTGACCTGGCAGGGGCAGAGGTCGAACTCGCGGGGACCTTGAGCCGCGAGACTCGCCTACTCCGCTTCTTATCCAAGGTCGACGACTTCGACCTGATCTTGATAGATTGCCCGCCTTCTTTAGGGCTCCTCACGATCAACAGCTTGGTGGCCGCAAACTCCGTCCTCATCCCCATACAATGCGAATACTATGCCCTTGAGGGTGTGTCGCAGCTCCTCAAAACGATAGACCTGATAAAAAAGCATTTGAGCGATGGGCTGACTGTAGGGGGCATCCTGCTTACAATGTACGACAGCAGGACGCGCCTCTCGCAGGAGGTTGCCCAGGAGGTGCGCCGCCAGTTCGGCGACCTCGTTTTCGAGGCCATAATACCGCGCAACGTGCGGTTATCTGAAGCGCCGAGCTACGGCCAGCCGATCGCATATTATGACCCCTCAAGCACAGGAGCGCTGGCATTTCAGGCCTTGGCGGAGGAGGTTGAGAGACGATGGCTCGCGGTAAAGCATTAGGTCGAGGCCTCGAAGCGCTTATACCGAGCGCAGAACGACCGGTAGATACTCTACAGAAGGAACTCCCCGTGGAGTCCTTGAAGCCCAATCCTCTCCAGCCGCGTCAGAGGATGGACGCTCTTGAACTGCAATCACTCGCCGATTCCATAAGAGAACACGGAATTGTCCAGCCCATTATCGTTAGGGCCGCGAAGGATGGATACGAGATCGTAGCCGGAGAGCGCCGCTGGCGCGCTGCAAAAATGGCCGGCTTATCTTCCGTGCCCGTGCAAGTGATAGATGTAAACGACAGCGCAGCACTCGAGATTGCCCTGGTAGAGAACCTCCAGCGCGAGGACTTATCCCCTCTGGAGGTGGCGCGTGCGTTGAAAGATCTGATCGAGCGCTTTCACCTCACTCATGAAGAGGCGGCCTCTCGCTTGGGATGGAGCCGCTCTGCCGTTACGAATAAACTTCGCCTCCTTGACCTGCCGGAGCGCGTCCGCAGCCTCTTGCTCGAGGAAAAGATCTCAGAGGGGCATGCGAGGTTGCTCCTCTCTTTAGAGAGCGCAGACGAACAGGTGCTGCTCGCCGAAGCGTGCGCGGAGCGAGGATTAAGTGTCAGGGATTTGGAGCAGGTTATCAAGCGCCGTAAGGCGCCAAAGAAAACTGTCCCACAGTTTTCCATACCGGAGGCCAAAAATCTGTGCGATCGTTACGGCATAAGGCTCAAGTTGATCGGACGAGGGAAGCGAAAGCGCCTGGTGATAGAGGGGTTTGACGAAGAGCAGGTTCGCCTTCTTGTGGAATTGATGGAGTCGGCGGCGCCGCAATTATTTCCGCGGAAATAATTGCCCCCCTTAGAAGCAAAAGAAGTGGTTGCTCTACATCCGGGAGATGTAAAGGACGCCATGATTGAGCTATGCAATAGCCCCTCGCAATAGCCGTGAGTATAGCAAGGCACCAGATTTGTACTTGAGGCTAAAATGCGGAACCATGTTGTTTTAGGCTCTTAAAGTAGTTGCTCTGTTATCGTCGAAGATACCCGAGGGAGTTGGCTTAGATCTGTGGTCCAACGCGTAGGGTTTGGTGTCTCCTGTACAAACGGCACAGGAGACACCAGCTTAACAATTCCTGAGAAATTCCCCTAAATATACGGTAAGGGTTCGATGGAAGCAGATCCTGGCAAAGGCGGCGATGGGTGCAATTTCAAAGACATGTGCTAATAGGCCCTCTGGCGATCCTTGCGGTCTTTGACGATCCGGCGCTTTCCTCGCTTTTCGCTCTTTAAGTAGGGTTTTGGGCTTCTTTCCGCGGGAGCCTCCATTTTTACGAATCCCCATTTTTCGAGAGCCACGGAGTTGTTTTTGTATCTCCTTAACGCTTCTGGCGAGAGCTCAATTTGCACGGAATCTCCTCGGATTTTGATTCGCGACACGTCTTTACCGCTAACGTTGAGGGCATTGCAGATGCTGCTCAAGACTCTACCCACATTCCACTCCCTGGAGGGCTTGAGAGCCATGAGCACTGACGTGGCCGGCCCTCGCGATCCTCCTCGCGCCTCAGCATCGTCGGTTTTTGGGGCCCTTTCACTCCGCGACGATCTGTAGGCCTGCTCCCGCCGCAACTCTTCTTTGAGGGCATAGCCCGCAGGTCTGTGACTGTCTATTTTCTCGAGAAGCCTCGAAACGAGGACTTCGGGTTCTTCCATTTCGAGCAGCCTTCGCGCCCACTCCATAAGGTCCTCTCTGGTATCGTCTTCAGATCCATCGAGAAGAATATGCTCTTCTATTTCCCTCTGTCTATGTCTGATGTCTTCGCTGTCCGGAGCATCGAGCCACTCGACCTCGATTGACGTCTGTCGCAACATACCTTTAAACGTCAGCGCTTCCTGCGGAGAGAGGACGATCGCGTTTTCGCCCCGCTCTCCGGCTCTCCCCGTACGCCCGCTTCGATGGGTGAAGGTCTCAACGTCCTCGGGCAGGCCGAGCTGGAAGACCTTGTCGATTTCGGGCACGTCCAGGCCTCTGGCGGCGACATTGGTGGCGACGAGGAGCGCGATGTGTCCTTTGCGGAACGCCGACAGCACTGTGTTGCGCTCCCTCTGAGTCATATCACCGTTAAGGCACGCGGCTGCGAAGCCTTCTTCCGACAGACGGCGAGAGACGTTGACCGTTTCGGCCTTAGTGTGGCAGAAGATCAGCCCCTTTTTGGGGTTTTCCCAAAGGAGGACGTTGATCAGCCCCTCGATCTTTCTCCGATGTGGAACCTGATAGACTTTGTGACGAATCTCTGAGTGTTGCTGCCCTTCTTCCACGAGGGAGAGGAAGCACGGTTCTTCGAGATATTTCTTGAGGAGTTTGCGCATCTCCAGAGGCATAGTTGCGGAAAAGAGCCAGGTTCGCTCCCTTGAGGTTGCGGCATCGAGGATGGCTTCGAGCTCATCGCGAAAGCCCATGTCGAGCATTTGATCGCCCTCGTCAAGGACGACCGTGTGGATGCTCTCCATATCGAGAGTGCCTTTTCTGAGGTGGTCCAATGTGCGGCCTGGAGTCCCTACGATTACCGAGGCGCCCTGTCTGAGATCGCTAATCTGGGCGGACATGTCCATGCCGCCCACAAGTGTCGCTACGGCGATATCTAACCCTCGAGCGAGCCATTTGGCCTCCTGCGCCGTCTGCTGAGCCAATTCCCGCGTAGGTGAAAGGATTAAAATGCGCGGAGATCCCTTCTCGAGCCTCCCTTCGTCATATAAAGGGAGCAAAAAGGCGAGGGTCTTTCCCGAGCCGGTCTTCGCCCGTACGATCATGTCACGTCTTTTGTCTTCCAACTTGAGGACTTCCTCCTGAACGGGCGTAAAGCTCGTAAATCCCCTTTCCTCGAGCCTCTGTGCGAGGCTCGTTCCGATGCCCTCAAAGAAGGCGGTGTTAGTTTCGTTCATCAATAGCTTGTTTCCTCCTACTAAATGTATTATAGACAGGCACAAAAAAGGGCGCCCATCCACGGGCGCCCTTCGATTGCATGCCCTTCATGGCAACTGACCAATTATCTCCTCTCGAGCCGATTTGTCAAGGGCGCAATAAACCTGGTGGGTAGCCATCAGACAAGCACCCTTGACCACGTCGTAACCATCTCGCTCGAGACGTTCCTTCGCTTCGTCGTTTTCAGCTCCGGGCTGCATCCAGACTATGGGCCTGTAGGGAAGCCTTCGTAAATCTTCTAACACGACGTCCTGACGCTTCGAAGACAGAAACAGCGCTACGATGTCGACCTTTTCCGGCACATCTGACAGCCTGCCGTAACAGGGCAGGTCAAGGAGGGTCTTGCCTTCCAGAGAAGGGTTGACCGGATATACGTTGAAACCTGCCCTCTTTAAGTATGTCATGACGCCGTATACAGGGCGGTTGCGGTTTTGTGAGGCCCCGACGACGGCAATCTTCGAAGGCTTGCAGACGAACTCTTCGATGATTTCGCCTATTTTCAATGAAAGCACCTTCTTTCTTCGGGATCGTCGTTAGGTTGATTTTGATGTTTTTGCGCTTTAGTCCCGGGTAGGATTGTACTCGTCCATTTAGGTTACTTCAACTACTTCAAAGTTTGCGGGATAGGAACATATGGGTTGGGATACAGTGTAAAATATTCGCGGGGACTGTTATAACAGTCCCCGCGAGCGCGCTTTTTGGCAGTTGGTTGTTATGTCCTGTAGAACGAAAACCGCCAAGATTCAAGATCCGGTCTTTGAGGGATTAAATTTTGGGCTCTTTGTAATATGGCTCCATCAACGGGCGCCACTTGGGCATATCTTCCTCAAAGAGACCGAGAGGCGGCTTCATGTCGTCGGGAATGTATGGTTTATACGGATATTTTTTACTCTCCTCGCCGAACTCGGCTTTGATCTTTTCAAGTTTTGCAGGATCTGTCAGGATGTCCGCCCCTGTGGCCGCCAAAACCTTGGCGCCCGTAACGAGCGCTTTGTGGCCTATGCCCGTGCCTACCGATGCCACGACGCCCCAGGAATGCCCCGGCACGCCCTTGGGCCAGCCCGGTGCACCGAGCGTAGCCAGAGGGCAAACCATGCTGATTTCCGCTATGTCGGTGGACCCTCCACCCGTGAAAACGGGTGGTTGTGGGACCAGCTCTATGTCGTTGGGCATGCCGTCTTGAGAAACGCCCATATTCTTTTGAATCTCTTTGGCATAGACCTGTTCTTCATCGCTCCATTTCGGAAGGCCGAAGAGCTTCGCGTTATCGTACATAGTTCTGGCAAGAGTTTCGTTGATATGCTTCTGGTGCATACCTAACATTGTCTCTATCTCGTATGTGCATCCTGAGGCGATGGCGCCGGCTTTAACGCAATTTTCGAACTTTTCATATGTTTTCATCAACATTTCGTCATTATTCCTGATGAAAGCTGCCACTTCTACCTTATCTGGAACTATATTGGGCCAGTCTCCACCTTGTAGTATCACGTAGTGAATCCTATAGCCTATATTCAAGTGCTCACGGGCGTATTCGATAGCCGTCCCCATGATTTGGGCGGCGTCGAGGGCGCTCACGCCGTCCCACGGGGCCGAACCGGCGTGGGCCGTCTTGCCGAAGAACCTGACCTTGACACCTATGATAGCGCTGTTGTGGATTCCGTACGCCACATCGTACTTGTTGCCGGGGTGGTTGTCCAATACGACGTCTACGCCGTCAAAGAGTCCGTCTCGCACCATGTATATCTTGGCAGAGCCAGATTCCTCGGCCGGGCAGCCGAAAAACTTCACTGTGCCGGTTGCACCGCTTTTTTCCATGGCGGCCTTCAGAGCTATCGCTCCAGCGGCGCCCGTGGTGCCCAAGATATTATGGCCACAGCCGTGTCCGGGCGCACCGGCAACGACGGGTTCTTTTTGGGGAACGGTCTTTTGCGAAAGGCCGGGCAGCGCGTCATACTCGCCGGTGAAACCTATGACCGGGCTTCCCGAGCCCCAAGTAGCGATGAATGCCGTGGGCATGCCGGATACGTTCTTCTCGATGGAAAAGCCGTACTTCTCGAAGAGTTTGATGAGTGCTTCTGAAGACTTGAATTCTTGAAATCCTAATTCGGCATAACTCCATATGGCGTCGGCCACCGATGCAAATTCTCCTGCGTGTTCGTCCAGGAACGAGGCTATGTCACTTTTGAGCGAATCGGCCGAGACCTGGGCGGCCATTGTCGCTGTGGCAGTGCTCAAAAGTAGCGCTGCACCGATCGTTAAAGCTAAAAACTTTCCCTTGATGCCCTTCATTTGTGCACCTCCTCTGAAATCTCTACTCGTCCACCGGCATTGTCCGAGGCCGCTTCTCCGATGTCGCCGGCGGCAGAACCCTTAACCGACCCTTGCTCCGCATTGCGTCGATTTATCTCACAATTCACCACCTCCGTCAATGACATCAAAATATTGCCATGCTTTATAGCACCCTTAGCCATATGGTGTCAAGGCGATCGGCTCGAGTGGTTGAAAACAGGCATAGGGGCTAATACAATAAATTTTGAGCAAGTCTAATAGCGGTTAAAGCCTCCGAGCCTTTTTGCCTAAGGGCAGCTTGCCTATGGCGATGGGTCGTTAGGGCGCCTTCGGAAACGATGACGCCTCCCGCGTTTGGAAAGGAGGATTGCAAGGGTTAAATAGGGAGGCCTTCTTGTGATGCGGGATGGCTTCCTTATTTTTTTAATTAAATTAACGGAGGTGTGTAACATGAGAAGGTGTGCGGTTTTAGCGGTCCTTTTGTCCCTGGGTTTGTTCCTTTTTTCGGCTGCGGCTTTGGCCGAGGCTCCTGCGTGTACGGAAACGTATGGAAATGGCTCAATCACGGTAAGGCTTGCTACCGGAAGCCCTGGGGAACTCGGCCTCGTAAAAGCTTTAGCGGAAGAATTTTGTAAGACTCACGATGCTAAGATCTGCTGGATACAGGCAGGTTCTGGGGCTGCACTCCAAATGCTCAAGGATAAGGCTGTTGACATGTGTATGTCTCATTCCCCCGCTCTTGAAAAGAAAGCGGTAGAAGAGGGATGGGCTGCAAATCGGACTCTCATCGGCTCCAACGAATTTTACATAGTAGGCCCTGAGGATGACCCAGCCGGCATAAGAGAGGCCAAGACCGCCGTAGAGGCCTTTACTAAGATCGCGAACTCAAAGGCTACGTTCCTGTCGAGGGGAGATAATTCAGGCACGCACGTGAAAGAGATGTCCATCTGGAAGAAGGCCGGGATAACTCCTTCCGGGGATTGGTATGTC
Proteins encoded in this window:
- the thiC gene encoding phosphomethylpyrimidine synthase ThiC, giving the protein MQKTQLDYAKTGIVTKEMQLAAEGEGITPEELRELVAAGLAVIPKNVNHSFSCIKAIGHRLKTKVNANLGTSDECADLAFEERKLSAALKAQADSIMDLSTGGDLHSIRSFFLKRSPVMVGAVPIYAVAAEMARDGEPLEKMSEERLFSSIEEQCCQGVDYITVHCGVTCESSDKLSSFERIMPCVSRGGSLHLYWMRKTGKENPLYEHFDHLLGIAHRYDVTLSLGDGFRPGSIVDAIDGPQIEELMILAELAKRALAAGVQVMVEGPGHVPLEHIKSHVQLQKRLCNGAPFYVLGPLPTDVAAGYDHITAAIGGALAGSAGADFLCYVTPAEHLGLPDEEDVYLGVMASRIAAHVADIAKGVPGAAEKDRRISLARQHLDWDGIIAEALDPELVRCKLKVASDREACTMCGKLCAVKMVRGAYQI
- a CDS encoding sulfide-dependent adenosine diphosphate thiazole synthase, which encodes MRLDEVTITKAIAERYFDKLMNNLELDVAIVGGGPSGLVAGYFLAKAGHRVALYERKLSVGGGMWGGGMLFNEIVVQEDAKRLLDELDVRALPYKEAGYYTADSVEAVSTITSKAVKAGLVVFNCISVEDIVAKDDRISGLVINWTAVSMANLHVDPLSIRSRYVIDATGHDTEVVAMVAKKAPGRLLTPSKNIEGEKFMNPEEAERLTLENTKEVFPGLYVAGMACNATFGGPRMGPIFGGMLLSGEKVACMILKRLSE
- a CDS encoding creatininase family protein, giving the protein MYDLLELTRGRLAQIAPQALALLPVGSVEQHGPHLPVGADTIIVDAIARRAAAEASSKVPIVLCPVLSFGSSDHHLYWCAASLSNETLIDLLSDVVSSLHASGFREILILNSHGGNVEAARIVTRKTPLKRPVVVGTCNYWDVAERALERETDLFKIGVKVPGHAGYFETSLMLALKPNLVDLDLLPPAQKNIPAEGATGVYLQRPGHSVGTDGHSGDAHLADAKRGEVYLNIIVIEVAKALVAFHAAARS
- a CDS encoding DUF4139 domain-containing protein, which gives rise to MKTERDALSGWRSVLNGDAPKSAGCEPWRFSLRALFGLLIVFVACFPASAQVAAPSSVDIYPNGATMSFVLPSGEAEIIVPPAVDGESVDFLPGPGVRIVSVVKEKVYLGDWIPDGLLPLKRELDECRAEIDAMESTIAALKQSILHLENVSLQAESDDLARLLSTLEERRKALELEMRRKAHELEAKVAHLNFLQEEWNSRAPADKSGIRIVVVSEGEGNVTVRAQVRGASWTPAYKVAGDLNSGRLTISLQAEVAQKCGVPWGGELALHTVKPAESVVIPELTPLVVDFKPPVKIFRSLEAGMAKDSAQFAKEVLETKVDIVYLVHGNVNGDGTPSYLPLDEMTLKAKMKVVCVPDFDTAAWMIAETEPLDRPLIPGEAQNYIDGTPSGKIKLAAVNRGEPVTIPLGRVPLVSATKERLIPKGDEKWWGKGWLEEGYEIRVNNGLSSEVEITLTDRVPVSAHDDIKVEIKEISPKPAEQTDRGIITWKLRLASGQAQAIKLRYRITYPADKEISVSEYR
- the rsmG gene encoding 16S rRNA (guanine(527)-N(7))-methyltransferase RsmG, which produces MREILEAIKPHETKLKEYAELLLDYNRYVRLVGPSDAETLWEEHILDCAAALPLLPPSGRVVDVGSGGGLPGIVWAICRPDLTASLVEATRRKCEAMERIIKGLKLENVRVVWARAEEEASLRRELYDVAAARAVAEVGVLVEYLSPLVKVGGTLLAFKGRGVRSELDPLTGRWSELGLDEPKLERYEIRGKERYIVLWEKVDLCPDKYPRRPGMAEKRPWWR
- a CDS encoding ParA family protein translates to MAVANQKGGVGKTTCCVNLAAELGKRGHLVLVVDMDPQAHSTSGLGVDKSALKYTTYDVLINDVSIEEIIISTSWQGVSVIPATIDLAGAEVELAGTLSRETRLLRFLSKVDDFDLILIDCPPSLGLLTINSLVAANSVLIPIQCEYYALEGVSQLLKTIDLIKKHLSDGLTVGGILLTMYDSRTRLSQEVAQEVRRQFGDLVFEAIIPRNVRLSEAPSYGQPIAYYDPSSTGALAFQALAEEVERRWLAVKH
- a CDS encoding ParB/RepB/Spo0J family partition protein, whose translation is MARGKALGRGLEALIPSAERPVDTLQKELPVESLKPNPLQPRQRMDALELQSLADSIREHGIVQPIIVRAAKDGYEIVAGERRWRAAKMAGLSSVPVQVIDVNDSAALEIALVENLQREDLSPLEVARALKDLIERFHLTHEEAASRLGWSRSAVTNKLRLLDLPERVRSLLLEEKISEGHARLLLSLESADEQVLLAEACAERGLSVRDLEQVIKRRKAPKKTVPQFSIPEAKNLCDRYGIRLKLIGRGKRKRLVIEGFDEEQVRLLVELMESAAPQLFPRK